From Phragmites australis chromosome 5, lpPhrAust1.1, whole genome shotgun sequence, a single genomic window includes:
- the LOC133919299 gene encoding probable LRR receptor-like serine/threonine-protein kinase At3g47570 isoform X1 — translation MIKYLMCHSKQPAKLAVLIVLLLLLLCHGIGNVHCSAVHENNEDFHSLLEFKRGITSDPKGALSNWNPDTHFCRWNGVNCSSTRPWRVTELNLTGQNLAGQISSSLGNLTSLDTLDLSYNMFLGSIPILNRLQHLKTLYLGSNLLDGVISNTLTNCSNLAYLDLSKNNLTGVIPPRIGFLTKLAGILLIRNDLTGGIPAALGNITTLRVLDLSENHLDGRIPHEIWQMSNIVQLYLDQNNLSGGIPQTLSNISSLQDLSLASNMLGNTLPSNIGDALPNLRLLYLGMNYFEGYIPASLGNPSGLEQIDLSSNYFTGQIPSSFGKLLQLYYLNLEANELEARDSEGWEFFHGLANCSFLNELSLSNNQLQGPIPNSIANLSTNLIALHMGGNHLSGIIPTSIQKFSGLIDLGLDYNNLTGTIEDWIGKLTNLQTLRLQSNNFIGTVPPSIHNLTNLTVLSLANNKLTGFVPPSLGNLKPILMLNLSYNSFQGSIPAEFGNFRQLTELDLSANKFSGEIPETLGQFQQIQTIQMDQNFLTGNIPITFSNLKSLSMLNLSHNNLSGPMPACVNDLESLTKLDLSYNNFQGEIPNSGIFDNATIVSLDGNPGLCGGAMDLHMPSCRVVRRRKVEIVNYMVKILIPIFGFMSLIMFIYIIIHGNKTSRGPYILLLSFGKQFPKVSYKDLAQATGNFSESNLVGRGSYGSVYKGNLTQAKMQVAIKVFDLEMRYADKSFASECEVLRRIRHRNLLSILTACSTIDNTGNDFKALIYEFMQNGNLDTWLHHRRAGLPTKCLGLVQRMNIAVGIADALAYLHHDCGTPIVHCDLKPTNILLDDDMNAHLGDFGIASLVLDARSTKVGHAGPNNPVPVTGTIGYIAPEYAQSIHASTCGDVYSFGIVLLEMIIGKRPTDSMFEDELTMVSYVERNFPDKLLHIIDVHLREECKGFIQAAVESKNEAHRCLLSLVQVALSCTHLSPRERMNMREVAINLHSIRRSYVRAIKDEQVLVC, via the exons ATGATTAAGTACCTCATGTGTCACTCCAAGCAGCCGGCGAAACTCGCAGTGCTTATAGtactgttgttgctgctgctttgTCATGGAATTGGCAACGTCCATTGCTCTGCAGTTCATGAGAACAACGAAGATTTTCACTCACTGCTAGAATTCAAACGGGGCATCACCAGCGATCCAAAAGGAGCCTTGAGCAATTGGAACCCCGATACCCACTTCTGTCGGTGGAATGGTGTGAACTGCAGCTCAACACGGCCATGGCGCGTCACGGAGCTCAACCTCACCGGACAAAACTTGGCAGGCCAAATCTCATCCTCTCTTGGAAACCTGACCTCCCTTGACACGCTTGATCTATCCTATAATATGTTTCTAGGTTCCATACCTATTCTTAACAGACTCCAACACCTGAAAACTCTTTATCTGGGAAGCAACCTTTTAGACGGCGTTATTTCTAACACACTAACAAACTGTTCCAACTTAGCCTACCTAGATCTGTCTAAAAACAACCTCACGGGTGTTATTCCTCCTAGAATAGGTTTTCTTACCAAGCTAGCAGGTATCCTCCTTATCCGTAATGATCTCACCGGGGGCATCCCAGCAGCCCTCGGAAACATCACTACTTTACGAGTACTTGATCTTTCAGAAAATCACCTCGATGGAAGAATTCCCCACGAGATTTGGCAAATGTCAAACATAGTGCAGTTGTACCTAGACCAAAATAACCTATCAGGTGGAATCCCACAAACTCTATCTAATATATCTTCTCTTCAGGATTTATCCTTGGCGAGCAATATGCTAGGCAACACATTGCCATCTAACATTGGCGATGCCCTTCCTAATCTCCGGTTATTGTACTTGGGAATGAATTATTTCGAGGGTTACATTCCAGCTTCCCTAGGCAATCCGTCAGGTCTAGAACAAATAGATCTATCAAGTAATTATTTCACTGGCCAAATCCCAAGCTCTTTTGGGAAGCTTTTACAGCTGTATTATCTAAACCTTGAGGCAAACGAGCTTGAAGCAAGGGACAGTGAAGGCTGGGAATTCTTCCATGGCCTGGCAAATTGTAGTTTTCTAAATGAACTTTCGTTGTCTAATAATCAGCTACAGGGACCCATACCAAATTCGATTGCTAATTTGTCCACCAATCTTATAGCTCTACATATGGGTGGAAACCACCTATCAGGAATAATACCCACAAGTATCCAAAAGTTTAGTGGTTTAATTGACCTCGGACTAGATTACAACAATCTTACAGGCACAATTGAAGACTGGATCGGAAAGCTGACGAATCTACAAACTTTAAGGCTCCAATCGAACAACTTCATTGGGACAGTTCCACCTTCCATTCACAATCTTACAAATTTGACGGTTCTCTCTCTTGCGAACAATAAACTCACTGGTTTTGTGCCACCTAGCTTGGGAAACCTTAAACCAATATTGATGTTGAACCTTAGCTATAACAGTTTCCAAGGAAGCATACCTGCTGAGTTTGGTAACTTTAGACAACTCACTGAACTAGACCTTTCAGCAAACAAATTTAGTGGAGAAATTCCTGAAACTTTGGGCCAGTTTCAACAGATACAGACCATTCAAATGGACCAAAATTTTCTTACAGGAAACATTCCAATTACCTTCAGCAATCTAAAGAGCTTGAGCATGCTCAATCTTTCCCATAACAATTTATCAGGCCCCATGCCAGCTTGTGTAAATGATCTAGAGTCTCTCACTAAACTAGATCTATCTTACAATAATTTCCAAGGAGAAATACCAAACAGTGGTATATTTGATAATGCTACAATTGTTTCACTCGATGGTAACCCGGGACTGTGTGGAGGAGCCATGGATTTGCATATGCCTTCATGCCGTGTTGTACGTAGAAGAAAAGTAGAAATCGTAAACTACATGGTCAAAATATTGATCCCAATATTTGGGTTCATGTCACTCATAATGTTCATTTACATTATAATCCATGGGAACAAGACATCAAGAGGACCATACATATTGCTGCTTTCTTTCGGTAAGCAATTCCCTAAAGTTTCTTACAAGGACCTAGCCCAAGCTACTGGAAACTTCTCCGAGTCAAACCTAGTAGGGAGAGGAAGCTATGGATCAGTTTACAAAGGAAATTTGACTCAAGCTAAAATGCAAGTGGCCATTAAGGTTTTTGACCTTGAGATGAGGTATGCAGACAAAAGTTTCGCATCAGAATGTGAGGTGTTGAGAAGAATCCGTCACCGGAACCTTCTTTCTATCCTAACTGCTTGTTCAACAATAGACAATACAGGTAACGATTTCAAAGCGCTTATTTATGAGTTCATGCAAAATGGGAATTTGGACACATGGTTGCATCACAGACGTGCTGGTTTACCTACAAAATGTTTGGGCTTAGTTCAAAGAATGAACATAGCTGTTGGCATAGCTGATGCATTGGCCTACTTACACCATGACTGTGGAACGCCTATTGTCCATTGTGATCTGAAACCAACTAATATCCTTCTTgatgatgatatgaatgccCATTTAGGAGACTTTGGCATTGCAAGTTTAGTTCTTGATGCTAGGTCAACAAAAGTTGGACACGCTGGTCCTAATAATCCAGTCCCTGTGACGGGAACTATCGGATACATCGCTCCAg AGTATGCTCAAAGTATTCATGCATCAACCTGTGGGGATGTTTACAGTTTTGGAATAGTACTTTTGGAGATGATAATAGGCAAAAGACCAACCGATTCTATGTTTGAGGATGAACTCACCATGGTTAGTTATGTGGAGAGGAACTTTCCAGATaaattgttacatattattgatgtccATCTCCGAGAAGAATGCAAGGGCTTTATCCAAGCAGCGGTGGAATCAAAAAATGAGGCGCATCGATGCTTGCTGTCTCTCGTGCAAGTTGCTCTTTCTTGCACGCATCTATCGCCAAGAGAACGAATGAACATGAGAGAAGTAGCCATCAACTTGCACTCAATCAGAAGATCATATGTTCGAGCGATCAAGGACGAGCAAGTTCTTGTTTGCTAG
- the LOC133919299 gene encoding putative receptor-like protein kinase At3g47110 isoform X2 yields MLGNTLPSNIGDALPNLRLLYLGMNYFEGYIPASLGNPSGLEQIDLSSNYFTGQIPSSFGKLLQLYYLNLEANELEARDSEGWEFFHGLANCSFLNELSLSNNQLQGPIPNSIANLSTNLIALHMGGNHLSGIIPTSIQKFSGLIDLGLDYNNLTGTIEDWIGKLTNLQTLRLQSNNFIGTVPPSIHNLTNLTVLSLANNKLTGFVPPSLGNLKPILMLNLSYNSFQGSIPAEFGNFRQLTELDLSANKFSGEIPETLGQFQQIQTIQMDQNFLTGNIPITFSNLKSLSMLNLSHNNLSGPMPACVNDLESLTKLDLSYNNFQGEIPNSGIFDNATIVSLDGNPGLCGGAMDLHMPSCRVVRRRKVEIVNYMVKILIPIFGFMSLIMFIYIIIHGNKTSRGPYILLLSFGKQFPKVSYKDLAQATGNFSESNLVGRGSYGSVYKGNLTQAKMQVAIKVFDLEMRYADKSFASECEVLRRIRHRNLLSILTACSTIDNTGNDFKALIYEFMQNGNLDTWLHHRRAGLPTKCLGLVQRMNIAVGIADALAYLHHDCGTPIVHCDLKPTNILLDDDMNAHLGDFGIASLVLDARSTKVGHAGPNNPVPVTGTIGYIAPEYAQSIHASTCGDVYSFGIVLLEMIIGKRPTDSMFEDELTMVSYVERNFPDKLLHIIDVHLREECKGFIQAAVESKNEAHRCLLSLVQVALSCTHLSPRERMNMREVAINLHSIRRSYVRAIKDEQVLVC; encoded by the exons ATGCTAGGCAACACATTGCCATCTAACATTGGCGATGCCCTTCCTAATCTCCGGTTATTGTACTTGGGAATGAATTATTTCGAGGGTTACATTCCAGCTTCCCTAGGCAATCCGTCAGGTCTAGAACAAATAGATCTATCAAGTAATTATTTCACTGGCCAAATCCCAAGCTCTTTTGGGAAGCTTTTACAGCTGTATTATCTAAACCTTGAGGCAAACGAGCTTGAAGCAAGGGACAGTGAAGGCTGGGAATTCTTCCATGGCCTGGCAAATTGTAGTTTTCTAAATGAACTTTCGTTGTCTAATAATCAGCTACAGGGACCCATACCAAATTCGATTGCTAATTTGTCCACCAATCTTATAGCTCTACATATGGGTGGAAACCACCTATCAGGAATAATACCCACAAGTATCCAAAAGTTTAGTGGTTTAATTGACCTCGGACTAGATTACAACAATCTTACAGGCACAATTGAAGACTGGATCGGAAAGCTGACGAATCTACAAACTTTAAGGCTCCAATCGAACAACTTCATTGGGACAGTTCCACCTTCCATTCACAATCTTACAAATTTGACGGTTCTCTCTCTTGCGAACAATAAACTCACTGGTTTTGTGCCACCTAGCTTGGGAAACCTTAAACCAATATTGATGTTGAACCTTAGCTATAACAGTTTCCAAGGAAGCATACCTGCTGAGTTTGGTAACTTTAGACAACTCACTGAACTAGACCTTTCAGCAAACAAATTTAGTGGAGAAATTCCTGAAACTTTGGGCCAGTTTCAACAGATACAGACCATTCAAATGGACCAAAATTTTCTTACAGGAAACATTCCAATTACCTTCAGCAATCTAAAGAGCTTGAGCATGCTCAATCTTTCCCATAACAATTTATCAGGCCCCATGCCAGCTTGTGTAAATGATCTAGAGTCTCTCACTAAACTAGATCTATCTTACAATAATTTCCAAGGAGAAATACCAAACAGTGGTATATTTGATAATGCTACAATTGTTTCACTCGATGGTAACCCGGGACTGTGTGGAGGAGCCATGGATTTGCATATGCCTTCATGCCGTGTTGTACGTAGAAGAAAAGTAGAAATCGTAAACTACATGGTCAAAATATTGATCCCAATATTTGGGTTCATGTCACTCATAATGTTCATTTACATTATAATCCATGGGAACAAGACATCAAGAGGACCATACATATTGCTGCTTTCTTTCGGTAAGCAATTCCCTAAAGTTTCTTACAAGGACCTAGCCCAAGCTACTGGAAACTTCTCCGAGTCAAACCTAGTAGGGAGAGGAAGCTATGGATCAGTTTACAAAGGAAATTTGACTCAAGCTAAAATGCAAGTGGCCATTAAGGTTTTTGACCTTGAGATGAGGTATGCAGACAAAAGTTTCGCATCAGAATGTGAGGTGTTGAGAAGAATCCGTCACCGGAACCTTCTTTCTATCCTAACTGCTTGTTCAACAATAGACAATACAGGTAACGATTTCAAAGCGCTTATTTATGAGTTCATGCAAAATGGGAATTTGGACACATGGTTGCATCACAGACGTGCTGGTTTACCTACAAAATGTTTGGGCTTAGTTCAAAGAATGAACATAGCTGTTGGCATAGCTGATGCATTGGCCTACTTACACCATGACTGTGGAACGCCTATTGTCCATTGTGATCTGAAACCAACTAATATCCTTCTTgatgatgatatgaatgccCATTTAGGAGACTTTGGCATTGCAAGTTTAGTTCTTGATGCTAGGTCAACAAAAGTTGGACACGCTGGTCCTAATAATCCAGTCCCTGTGACGGGAACTATCGGATACATCGCTCCAg AGTATGCTCAAAGTATTCATGCATCAACCTGTGGGGATGTTTACAGTTTTGGAATAGTACTTTTGGAGATGATAATAGGCAAAAGACCAACCGATTCTATGTTTGAGGATGAACTCACCATGGTTAGTTATGTGGAGAGGAACTTTCCAGATaaattgttacatattattgatgtccATCTCCGAGAAGAATGCAAGGGCTTTATCCAAGCAGCGGTGGAATCAAAAAATGAGGCGCATCGATGCTTGCTGTCTCTCGTGCAAGTTGCTCTTTCTTGCACGCATCTATCGCCAAGAGAACGAATGAACATGAGAGAAGTAGCCATCAACTTGCACTCAATCAGAAGATCATATGTTCGAGCGATCAAGGACGAGCAAGTTCTTGTTTGCTAG